The segment TTTTCAAAGTACGTGGACCTAAGTGACACTCTTAGAAGTTTGACTCCTCAATTCGTGAGAATGACAATTAAAAAGAGATAGATGAAATATAATTTTCTTTTGGCAATTCTGTGTGGAACTTCACACGCCGGGAAAAAGATCTCTTTCACCTCTTCCATACCATCATGGAGCACATAAACCTCAGTCCATTTATGCATAACCTAGATGTGCTACTATTAGTAGTACCGAGGAGCTGCACCACTCACAGAGATGGATGATACTGATAGGGCAAATGTTGGTCTGGAGCGAATTCCCCAATAATATGCAACAGGCATCTTCTGTTCCAAAGGTACATCACACAGATCGTGTAAAAAACAAAACAGAGCATGCTGAAACCATTCCTCCAGGTTTTCACTTAGAGTGCAAAATATGCTGGCCACTACATATATACACCAAAATGCTGATTGCTAATAATAGTGAAAATCAATGGACCGATTCCTGGTTACCTTGTTCAGATTTACTTACGGGGTTTCACTTTCCTTGATGATCTTCTTGTAACCTGATCTGATTTATTGACAGCATTACTGTTGGGTTGGTCCAAAATTTGCTCACCGTTGCTTTCGGTGACAACTGTTTCTGGTTCAGCAGGCTCAACATCGGCATCTGGTTTCTTAGTGGCACCAGCATTTCCCCTTGCTTTTCTCGAACTGGCGCCCACAGTATCTTTGTTTTGTTGTCCCCTGGCAGCCCTGGATGTTGCGACTCGCTTTTTTGGCTTCAAAATATCTGCATCTTCTCCCTCAGTCCCTGAATCCTTGGTATCAACGTTCTCAGCTAGTTGTTCCAGGTTAGCGGATACCATTTTGCTGGACTGGATTCCAATCAGTTTTTGCAATTGCGGCACGTAGGCAGTAGTCTGAGTAAACAAAGTAGTATAAGAAGTTAGTAGTCTGAGTAAACAAAGTAGTATAAGAAGTTAGACGTGTCTGACCATAGCCGAAGGTCTAGTACTGAAGTGGATAATTACTTACCCTGCCACCAGCTGTGATGAATTCAATTTTCTTTCCTGCAGGGCCAAAAACTTAATTAATCCTCAGAAGGAATCAAGGTCTGATGTGAGTGTGTATGCAGCAATGGAATTAACAAGTTTTATTTGTCTTATACATCATCATATAAAAAGACAGATATCAGAAAACACCGTAAGCGAAGGCTTTGCCCAAGTATGTTGACGGAAATCATGACTAAAAGTGAGGAAAGTACCATTGACTTTGCCAGGCTTCTTGCCCCAACGATGATGAAATAACCATTCCTTTGGAAAGCGGTCCATGTCAGCATCAACTTCAACAGCATATTTCACAACCTAGTAAATTATTAATCAGGAGTTCGGTATGCTACAAGGCTACTTCAGTAGAATGTAATTCAGTACAAAGCGTTGTCCAATTAGACGCACCTCTTGGATACTTCGGTGCAGTGCTTCACAACTCTCCCTAGGTAGATTCGAAGCAATCTGTAATGGATGGATCCTTGACTGAAAAAAATATATCAAATTTAATTGCTACAGTTTGTGAGCCACACCAACTGCTGTAGAATGTACGAATACCTGGTAAAGCACCTCGTCTGCAATCCAATTACCAATGCCTGATATAAAGCTCTGCCCATTTTATAAAAAACTGCAACAAGTCAAGTGTGTACATTGCAGGGAAAATATTTTTGCATGGGGAGTATTGGTTGGATGCTGATCACCTGATCAAGTAAAAGAGCTTTTATCCCAATCTTCTTTCTACCCAGGGAGTCCAAGAAATCGTCAACAGACATTGGCTCAAACAGAGCATCTGGACCCAGCTCAGAAATTGGGGGTACAGTTTCAGGCTGCAAACATTACTTTGGTGAGAAAATCTGTATGAGAAACAGGAAAGCAATCTtcagattttttaaaaaatacctACATCTTCAAACAAACGAACTCTTGCAAAGCGCCGTTTATCAGTGAAAGAGAACTCCAAACCATCATCAAGCTACAAATGAAGCAAAAGAGTTTAGAAATAACGAGGTTCAAAACCAACATCCCACAAGccaatttttaaaatttacaCAAAAATGGGCAAGTATGAAACTGGAATGAGGTTCATACCAAATGTGCATTTGACTCTTTGAACTGAACAACCATTAGACGAGCCATCAGAGATCAAACTGTGATTAATGAACAATACAATCTGTTCCCCAAGTTTCTTTCTATATCCTAATTAGCAAGTGGGGGGCATCCACACCCACTGTCCATGTGGTTTTGTTGAATGATTAGTTACTGGCTCATCTGAAGATGTATTTTTTTACTAAGTTAACTGGAATACATTTCTTACTTTTTGAGTGTAATGTCCTAATCAATAATAGTGTGCAAGAACAAGGATTCAATGTTGATTTAAACTTGATAAGTTGTAACACTGGACATAACATTTTATCAGTCTATACAATCCCCAGTTGCAAAAGTAACATATAACCAACAAGAGCGTGAGTGTCATGCTACAAAACAAAATTGATGTGACAATATGTTTGGGATCATTACCTCAGCAAAGAATTTAGAGTATTTGGATGGCCACTCCTCTTCGGAATTGACAACGGATCTGCAGCCTTGAGAAGAATTATTTCCTAAAAGCCGATTGCAGGACTCAAATAATCACAAAGTACATAACAGAAA is part of the Sorghum bicolor cultivar BTx623 chromosome 10, Sorghum_bicolor_NCBIv3, whole genome shotgun sequence genome and harbors:
- the LOC8058397 gene encoding formamidopyrimidine-DNA glycosylase isoform X1, with protein sequence MPELPEVEAARRALQAHCVGRRIARCAVADDDKVVVAAAGRAAFERAMVGRTIVAARRRGKNLWLQLDAPPFPSFQFGMAGAIYIKGVPVTNYKRSVVNSEEEWPSKYSKFFAELDDGLEFSFTDKRRFARVRLFEDPETVPPISELGPDALFEPMSVDDFLDSLGRKKIGIKALLLDQSFISGIGNWIADEVLYQSRIHPLQIASNLPRESCEALHRSIQEVVKYAVEVDADMDRFPKEWLFHHRWGKKPGKVNGKKIEFITAGGRTTAYVPQLQKLIGIQSSKMVSANLEQLAENVDTKDSGTEGEDADILKPKKRVATSRAARGQQNKDTVGASSRKARGNAGATKKPDADVEPAEPETVVTESNGEQILDQPNSNAVNKSDQVTRRSSRKVKPRK
- the LOC8058397 gene encoding formamidopyrimidine-DNA glycosylase isoform X2; protein product: MAGAIYIKGVPVTNYKRSVVNSEEEWPSKYSKFFAELDDGLEFSFTDKRRFARVRLFEDPETVPPISELGPDALFEPMSVDDFLDSLGRKKIGIKALLLDQSFISGIGNWIADEVLYQSRIHPLQIASNLPRESCEALHRSIQEVVKYAVEVDADMDRFPKEWLFHHRWGKKPGKVNGKKIEFITAGGRTTAYVPQLQKLIGIQSSKMVSANLEQLAENVDTKDSGTEGEDADILKPKKRVATSRAARGQQNKDTVGASSRKARGNAGATKKPDADVEPAEPETVVTESNGEQILDQPNSNAVNKSDQVTRRSSRKVKPRK
- the LOC8058397 gene encoding formamidopyrimidine-DNA glycosylase isoform X3 encodes the protein MPELPEVEAARRALQAHCVGRRIARCAVADDDKVVVAAAGRAAFERAMVGRTIVAARRRGKNLWLQLDAPPFPSFQFGMAGAIYIKGVPVTNYKRSVVNSEEEWPSKYSKFFAELDDGLEFSFTDKRRFARVRLFEDPETVPPISELGPDALFEPMSVDDFLDSLGRKKIGIKALLLDQSFISGIGNWIADEVLYQSRIHPLQIASNLPRESCEALHRSIQELMLTWTAFQRNGYFIIVGARSLAKSMERKLNSSQLVAGLLPTCRNCKN